The Brassica oleracea var. oleracea cultivar TO1000 chromosome C6, BOL, whole genome shotgun sequence genome includes a region encoding these proteins:
- the LOC106300608 gene encoding uncharacterized membrane protein sll0875 translates to MASISSTPLLNSTSLSPLRFPNFSSPSPFAGSCRFSHRNLGPSLSPAVNRSGGAIMAAASMQGVVTEAMSLIQTASPTWKSAVANNVLIFVLGSPLLVTGLSASGIAAAFLLGTLTWRAYGSAGFLLVAAYFVLGTAATKVKMSEKEAQGVAEKKKGRRGPRSVIGSSAAGCVCAILSIYQVGGSAFSQLFRLGFVSSFCTKVSDTVSSEIGKAFGKTTYLATSFKIVPRGTEGAMSVEGTLAGLLASFFLASVGCFLGQITPPEAAVCVLASQIANLGESIIGASFQDKEGFKWLNNDVVNVINISLGSIVAILMQQFILQNWVK, encoded by the exons ATGGCTTCGATTTCGTCAACTCCACTCTTAAATTCTACATCGCTTTCACCTCTAAGATTCCCCAATTTCTCTTCTCCGTCTCCGTTCGCTGGATCCTGCCGATTTTCACACCGTAATTTGGGACCATCTCTATCGCCGGCGGTGAACAGATCCGGCGGCGCTATTATGGCGGCGGCATCGATGCAGGGAGTGGTGACTGAGGCGATGAGCCTGATCCAAACGGCGTCGCCGACCTGGAAGTCCGCGGTGGCTAACAATGTGTTGATATTCGTTCTCGGGTCGCCGCTTCTCGTCACCGGATTGTCGGCTTCCGGGATCGCCGCGGCGTTCTTGCTCGGGACTTTGACTTGGAGGGCTTACGGGTCTGCTGGGTTTCTCTTAGTCGCTGCTTATTTCGTTTTG GGAACAGCGGCAACAAAGGTTAAGATGTCCGAGAAGGAAGCGCAGGGAGTAGCCGAGAAGAAGAAAGGTAGAAGAGGACCACGCAGTGTGATTGGTTCAAGTGCTGCTGGCTGTGTCTGCGCTATTCTCTCAATATATCAAGTTGGAGGATCAGCTTTCTCTCAGCTTTTCCGCCTTGGTTTCGTTTCCAGTTTCTGCACTAAAGTCTCCGACACCGTCTCCAGCGAGATAGGGAAAGCTTTTGGAAAAACTAC GTATTTAGCGACATCATTTAAGATAGTACCAAGAGGAACCGAGGGAGCTATGAGTGTTGAAGGAACATTGGCTGGGCTTTTAGCATCATTTTTTCTTGCCTCTGTTGGCTGTTTCCTGGGTCAG ATAACTCCTCCAGAAGCAGCTGTTTGTGTACTAGCTTCCCAGATTGCCAATCTTGGAGAAAGCATAATAGGTGCATCTTTTCAAGACAAAGAAGGCTTCAAATGG CTAAACAATGATGTAGTCAACGTGATCAACATAAGCTTGGGAAGCATCGTGGCGATATTGATGCAGCAGTTTATACTCCAGAACTGGGTCAAGTAA
- the LOC106300609 gene encoding 50S ribosomal protein L13, chloroplastic encodes MAVLCSSSTVILPSMKPSGSNRRSPFLGFSLTAISKPSARVGIYANTKRGLQVKCEAEQETTTSLVPANQRWMFDEEEANGPDIWNTTWYPKASDHVNTDKPWYVVDATDKILGRLASTIANHIRGKNLASYTPSVDMGAFVIVVNAEKVAVSGKKRNQKLYRRHSGRPGGMTVETFDQLQQRIPERIIEHAVRGMLPKGRLGRALFNHLKVYKGPDHPHEAQKPLDLPIRDKRIHLQK; translated from the exons ATGGCGGTTCTCTGTTCGTCTTCAACGGTTATACTCCCTTCGATGAAACCTTCTGGAAGTAACAGAAGGTCTCCGTTTCTAGGCTTCTCTCTAACTGCCATCTCGAAGCCGTCGGCACGTGTTGGCATTTACGCGAACACGAAGAGGGGATTGCAGGTGAAGTGCGAAGCTGAGCAGGAGACTACTACTTCCCTTGTTCCGGCGAATCAACGGTGGATGTTCGACGAAGAGGAAGCTAATGGCCCT GACATTTGGAACACGACATGGTATCCAAAGGCTTCAGACCATGTGAACACGGACAAGCCTTGGTACGTTGTCGATGCAACTGACAAGATTCTCGGTAGATTGGCGTCCACCATTGCTAATCACATCCGTGGGAAGAACCTTGCCTCCTACACTCCCAGTGTCGACATGGGAGCCTTTGTCATTGTG GTGAATGCTGAGAAAGTAGCTGTGTCTGGAAAGAAGAGGAACCAGAAGCTGTACAGGAGGCATTCGGGAAGACCTGGTGGTATGACGGTTGAAACATTTGATCAGTTGCAGCAGAGGATTCCAGAGAGAATCATTGAGCATGCTGTTCGTGGAATGCTTCCAAAGGGACGG CTTGGGAGAGCTCTGTTCAATCACCTGAAGGTGTACAAAGGCCCAGACCATCCTCACGAGGCACAGAAGCCGCTTGATCTTCCCATCAGGGACAAGAGAATACATCTGCAGAAGTAA
- the LOC106298435 gene encoding DNA polymerase delta subunit 3 isoform X1 → MTHTETLNILDELESLVSDQLQVVSYKWLSRNFSISSKTAKSLLKDFVEKNGKGFEVVYIVSGWLKNTPSDHRTRLVSSSKLSEVEKEFNGTHSVSIYSVQASIPMEPAAIWNSEFVQAEELFREPSAADNCLRDNRFCGISNSFVKRNIEGATANVTAPGTASVRTTVPSIPKVGYQAKNETVTTAPAQKQPAKSSNDKEKSLPVPATKKNGQAQKSVTGTGGSLKNMWGRVPVKAEDTSATIEVKNHDDSEAQKPSHGAEHKGGSDDEAPDVSIRNRKRKVIFDFSDEECEDVISLASPSSPKINPGPDSEETKDSGPENPDKRVSGPDEPEVSGEDWQKTTSADTSGVKKEEKPIASSKEKMQGNGSEAGVNPSKGRMTNAPSSPKRKKVLKTRIDERGREVTEVVWEDTETNTKKKEDSDTSKKLNDGKSANAAVNRAVVQKKSPAMGAVNAGGKTGSKKGGNVKDPKQGNIMSFFKKKV, encoded by the exons ATGACACACACCGAAACCCTAAATATCCTCGACGAACTCGAGTCTCTCGTCTCCGATCAGCTTCAAGTG GTATCTTACAAATGGCTGAGTCGAAATTTCTCTATTTCATCAAAAACTGCCAAGAG CTTGCTTAAGGATTTCGTCGAGAAAAATGGGAAAGGTTTCGAAGTTGTTTATATTGTGTCTGGGTGGCTAAAGAACACTCCTTCTGATCACCGCACAAGGCTTGTATCTAGTTCAAAACTTTCAG AAGTGGAGAAAGAGTTCAATGGAACTCACTCAGTTTCTATATACAGTGTTCAAGCTAGTATTCCGATGGAGCCAGCAGCTATATGGAACAGTGAGTTTGTGCAAGCAGAAGAACTCTTCAGGGAGCCTTCTGCCGCTGATAATTGCTTGAGAGACAACAG GTTTTGTGGCATCTCCAATTCTTTTGTAAAGCGTAATATAGAGGGAGCCACTGCAAATGTTACAGCCCCGGGAACTGCAAGTGTGAGAACTACAGTGCCTTCAATCCCTAAGGTTGGCTATCAGGCTAAAAATGAAACTGTTACTACTGCTCCAGCTCAAAAACAGCCTGCGAAATCCTCCAATGATAAAGAAAAATCCCTTCCTGTGCCCGCTACTAAAAAGAACGGTCAAGCCCAAAAGAGCGTTACTGGAACAGGGGGTTCGTTGAAAAATATGTGGGGCCGTGTGCCTGTGAAAGCAGAAGATACATCTGCAACAATAGAGGTCAAAAACCATGATGACTCAG AAGCCCAAAAGCCTTCTCACGGTGCGGAGCACAAGGGAGGCAGCGATGATGAGGCCCCAGATGTCAGTATCAGGAACAGAAAAAGGAAGGTGATATTTGATTTTTCTGATGAAGAGTGTGAAGATGTTATCAGCTTAGCATCTCCTAGCAGTCCTAAGATTAATCCGGGTCCAGATAGCGAAGAAACCAAAGATTCAGGTCCGGAAAATCCTGATAAACGTGTATCTGGACCAGATGAACCAGAGGTCAGCGGAGAAGACTGGCAAAAAACTACCTCTGCTGATACTTCCGGTGTCAAAAAAGAGGAGAAACCTATTGCTTCATCAAAGGAGAAGATGCAGGGAAATGGTTCTGAAGCTGGAGTCAATCCGTCAAAGGGAAGAATGACTAATGCTCCTAGTTCACCGAAAAGGAAAAAAGTGTTGAAGACGAGGATTGATGAGCGTGGGAGAGAAG TAACTGAGGTAGTCTGGGAGGATACAGAAACAAACACAAAGAAGAAAGAAGACAGTGATACGAGTAAGAAGTTAAATGATGGCAAAAGCGCAAATGCTGCTGTTAACAG GGCTGTTGTTCAGAAGAAGAGCCCGGCCATGGGAGCTGTAAACGCAGGAGGGAAAACAGGAAGCAAGAAAGGAGGGAACGTGAAAGATCCAAAGCAAGGGAACATAATGTCTTTCTTCAAGAAGAAAGTCTAA
- the LOC106298435 gene encoding DNA polymerase delta subunit 3 isoform X2, whose product MTHTETLNILDELESLVSDQLQVVSYKWLSRNFSISSKTAKSLLKDFVEKNGKGFEVVYIVSGWLKNTPSDHRTRLVSSSKLSEVEKEFNGTHSVSIYSVQASIPMEPAAIWNSEFVQAEELFREPSAADNCLRDNRFCGISNSFVKRNIEGATANVTAPGTASVRTTVPSIPKVGYQAKNETVTTAPAQKQPAKSSNDKEKSLPVPATKKNGQAQKSVTGTGGSLKNMWGRVPVKAEDTSATIEVKNHDDSAQKPSHGAEHKGGSDDEAPDVSIRNRKRKVIFDFSDEECEDVISLASPSSPKINPGPDSEETKDSGPENPDKRVSGPDEPEVSGEDWQKTTSADTSGVKKEEKPIASSKEKMQGNGSEAGVNPSKGRMTNAPSSPKRKKVLKTRIDERGREVTEVVWEDTETNTKKKEDSDTSKKLNDGKSANAAVNRAVVQKKSPAMGAVNAGGKTGSKKGGNVKDPKQGNIMSFFKKKV is encoded by the exons ATGACACACACCGAAACCCTAAATATCCTCGACGAACTCGAGTCTCTCGTCTCCGATCAGCTTCAAGTG GTATCTTACAAATGGCTGAGTCGAAATTTCTCTATTTCATCAAAAACTGCCAAGAG CTTGCTTAAGGATTTCGTCGAGAAAAATGGGAAAGGTTTCGAAGTTGTTTATATTGTGTCTGGGTGGCTAAAGAACACTCCTTCTGATCACCGCACAAGGCTTGTATCTAGTTCAAAACTTTCAG AAGTGGAGAAAGAGTTCAATGGAACTCACTCAGTTTCTATATACAGTGTTCAAGCTAGTATTCCGATGGAGCCAGCAGCTATATGGAACAGTGAGTTTGTGCAAGCAGAAGAACTCTTCAGGGAGCCTTCTGCCGCTGATAATTGCTTGAGAGACAACAG GTTTTGTGGCATCTCCAATTCTTTTGTAAAGCGTAATATAGAGGGAGCCACTGCAAATGTTACAGCCCCGGGAACTGCAAGTGTGAGAACTACAGTGCCTTCAATCCCTAAGGTTGGCTATCAGGCTAAAAATGAAACTGTTACTACTGCTCCAGCTCAAAAACAGCCTGCGAAATCCTCCAATGATAAAGAAAAATCCCTTCCTGTGCCCGCTACTAAAAAGAACGGTCAAGCCCAAAAGAGCGTTACTGGAACAGGGGGTTCGTTGAAAAATATGTGGGGCCGTGTGCCTGTGAAAGCAGAAGATACATCTGCAACAATAGAGGTCAAAAACCATGATGACTCAG CCCAAAAGCCTTCTCACGGTGCGGAGCACAAGGGAGGCAGCGATGATGAGGCCCCAGATGTCAGTATCAGGAACAGAAAAAGGAAGGTGATATTTGATTTTTCTGATGAAGAGTGTGAAGATGTTATCAGCTTAGCATCTCCTAGCAGTCCTAAGATTAATCCGGGTCCAGATAGCGAAGAAACCAAAGATTCAGGTCCGGAAAATCCTGATAAACGTGTATCTGGACCAGATGAACCAGAGGTCAGCGGAGAAGACTGGCAAAAAACTACCTCTGCTGATACTTCCGGTGTCAAAAAAGAGGAGAAACCTATTGCTTCATCAAAGGAGAAGATGCAGGGAAATGGTTCTGAAGCTGGAGTCAATCCGTCAAAGGGAAGAATGACTAATGCTCCTAGTTCACCGAAAAGGAAAAAAGTGTTGAAGACGAGGATTGATGAGCGTGGGAGAGAAG TAACTGAGGTAGTCTGGGAGGATACAGAAACAAACACAAAGAAGAAAGAAGACAGTGATACGAGTAAGAAGTTAAATGATGGCAAAAGCGCAAATGCTGCTGTTAACAG GGCTGTTGTTCAGAAGAAGAGCCCGGCCATGGGAGCTGTAAACGCAGGAGGGAAAACAGGAAGCAAGAAAGGAGGGAACGTGAAAGATCCAAAGCAAGGGAACATAATGTCTTTCTTCAAGAAGAAAGTCTAA